A genomic stretch from Setaria viridis chromosome 1, Setaria_viridis_v4.0, whole genome shotgun sequence includes:
- the LOC117839310 gene encoding 7-deoxyloganetin glucosyltransferase, with amino-acid sequence MAYGKPDHLFHCLSTDVHVAALVLCRSRRLVAGKTKSIATAIDLTSPSTMSATAPPDAASVEKRKPAAHAVFFPFPAQGHVKAALHLAKLVHERGGVRVTFVHSDRNRRRVLRSRGPDALAGAPGFAFASVPDGLPPPSGEGGDDGDTPQYMVALLSSLETSAGSHLKKLLDDAAAAGAPATCVVSDVESVLRAAGEVGVPAVAFWTPSACGLMASQQCQQLIDKGFVPLSDAAQLSNGYLDSTVIDWVPGMPADMRLRDFPSFIRTTDADDAMLRRVLGLADCVRTVASAVVLNTFDELEGEVVEAMSAFLPPIYAVGPVPLLAQQVVVAGGGAPPLDAPPAASLTKEDDGCLAWLGTKRPRSVVYANFGSIAVLTTQQIEEFAWGLANSGYEFLMVIRDDQANGASGGGITPKFVEETKGRCYVTRWCPQVAVLRHEAVGAFLTHCGWNSMLESICSGVPMLCWPFGADQQTNCRFACMEWRVGVEVGGDVKRAEVEALVRDVMGRGEKGMELRRRAAEWKERAAAASEPGGSSRVNLDRLVNEVFHPSKKEL; translated from the exons ATGGCATATGGCAAGCCAGACCATTTATTTCACTGTCTCAGCACTGATGTACACGTAGCAGCACTTGTATTATGCCGTAGCAGGCGCTTGGTTGCAGGCAAAACCAAGTCCATTGCCACCGCCATCGATCTGACCTCACCCTCGACCATGTCGGCTACTGCTCCACCTGACGCCGCCTCCGTGGAGAAGCGGAAGCCAGCCGCCCACGCGGTTTTCTTCCCGTTCCCGGCGCAGGGACACGTCAAGGCGGCGCTGCACCTGGCCAAGCTCGTCCATGAACGGGGCGGCGTCCGCGTCACCTTCGTCCACTCCgaccgcaaccgccgccgcgtcctccgctCGCGGGGACCcgacgcgctcgccggcgccccgGGGTTCGCTTTCGCCTCCGTCCCGgacggcctgccgccgccgtctggcgaaggcggcgacgacggcgacactCCGCAGTACATGGTCGCCCTGCTTTCATCCCTCGAGACCTCTGCCGGTTCGCACCTCAAGAAACTGCTCGACGAcgcggctgccgccggcgcaCCGGCTACCTGCGTCGTCTCCGACGTCGAGTCCGtcctgcgcgccgccggggaggtCGGCGTCCCGGCCGTCGCCTTCTGGACGCCGAGCGCCTGCGGGCTCATGGCGTCGCAGCAGTGCCAGCAGCTCATCGACAAGGGCTTCGTTCCGCTAT CAGATGCAGCGCAGCTGAGCAATGGCTATCTTGACAGCACAGTCATCGACTGGGTGCCCGGGATGCCGGCGGACATGCGCCTGCGCGACTTCCCAAGCTTCATCCGCACGACggacgccgacgacgccatgCTCCGCCGCGTCCTCGGCCTCGCGGACTGCGTCCGGaccgtcgcctccgccgtggTGCTCAACACGTTCGACGAGCTCGAGGGCGAGGTCGTCGAAGCCATGTCCGCCTTCCTCCCGCCCATCTACGCCGTTGGGCCGGTCCCCTTGCTCGCTCAACAAGTCGTCGTTGCAGGCGGCGGGGCCCCGCCgctcgacgcgccgccggccgctagCCTCACCAAGGAGGACGACGGGTGCCTGGCATGGCTAGGAACCAAGCGGCCCCGCTCCGTGGTGTACGCCAACTTCGGGAGCATAGCCGTGCTAACAACCCAGCAGATAGAGGAGTTCGCGTGGGGTTTGGCCAACAGCGGCTACGAGTTCTTGATGGTAATCAGAGATGACCAAGCAAACGGCGCCTCCGGCGGCGGAATCACGCCGAAGTTCGTCGAGGAGACGAAGGGGAGGTGCTACGTCACGAGATGGTGCCCGCAGGTGGCGGTGCTCCGGCACGAGGCCGTCGGCGCGTTcctgacgcactgcgggtggaactcgatGCTGGAGAGCATATGTTCCGGTGTGCCCATGCTGTGCTGGCCCTTTGGCGCGGATCAGCAGACCAACTGCCGGTTCGCCTGCATGGAGTggcgcgtcggcgtcgaggtcggcggcgaTGTCAAgagagcggaggtggaggcgctgGTAAGGGATGTGATGGGAAGAGGGGAGAAAGGGATGGAGCTGAGGCGGCGAGCTGCCGAATGGAAGGAGAGGGCAGCTGCGGCTTCGGAGCCAGGTGGGTCCTCTAGGGTCAACCTTGATAGGTTGGTCAATGAGGTTTTCCATCCTTCTAAGAAAGAGCTTTAG